CGAAGATATTACCGGTTCTAAACAAACAGCTTCGATGCAATAAGAGTTACAAGCATTACACAAATCGAATGAAATCTTTGAGAAAAGAATATAATGGTTATGCTGAGCTTTTGCGATGTAGCTCTGGTTTTGGCTGGGACCCTATCACAAAACGATTCACAGCTCCAGATGAAGTATGGAAAGAATATTTTAAGGTAATTTTTGTAACTCCTCTTCAAAGttttattaactttttaaatttttctttttaaaaaagtttcactttgatatttcatattttcaccAGGGACATCCAAACTCTGAAAATATGCGGGACAACACTTTTGAAGATTTTGAAGACTTACAAATCATTTTTGAAAGTGCTACAGCAAGGGGAAACAACTCATTTGGACTCGGTGATGATGCAAATGCTGAAGCTTTTGAAGTTGAGAATGATtttcaagaaaaagaagatgagaTTCATACAGAGAATGTCTAaccattattaatatttatcttttatacatTTTAGGTAAATTCTATCTAGTTGATTGTGGCTTTGCAAATCGAGTCAATTTTTTGGCTCCATTTCGTGGTGTTCGATACCATCTACAAGAATGGACTGGCCAAGGACGTGATCCTAGCACTGCATCCGAATTATTCAATCTTCGTCATGCTAGTTTGAGAAATGTGATCGAAAGGATATTTGGAATGTTTAAATCGAGGTTTGCGATCTTTAAATCTGCACCTcctttttcttacaaaaaacaAGCTGGATTAGTATTAGCATGTGCAGCGTTGCATAACTTCCTTCGTAAAGAATGCCGATCAGATGTTGCTGAATTTCCTGCTGAAGAAGACACTCAACAATCTGCAACGACTACGAATCAAGTTGTTCAAGAGCCTTTAGGAACACAAGAGCAAGATAGAGAAAATGCAAATACTTGGAGAAAGACTATAGCAGAAGATATGTGGAGAGATGCTACGAGTTAAGATGATCcatagattttatttattagttttatgattttataataaaattgctACACTCAATAAAATATTGTagtacttattattatttttctttcagttttaatattaataaatattttattcgtgaaatttttaaaatatacatttcaACAGTTTTAGTATTCTATCAAATTTATGTATACTCCTTTAAAATCCATCATAAAAAGAATTGGATGAATGCATTAAAATCTCatcaattcttttaaaataCTGCAGAAGCTTTTACTTATGAATTCATTCAAATTCAATTACATTCCTGGATCCAATACCAAGGTTCCAATTTCTAAATCACCACAAATATCACACCAGTCGAAACTCATCTAATCTACAAAACAATTACATATTACGTACAAGCATTAATATTTTTGTGTCGATTTTTTCAGACCAACTACATTCAATAATTCAAACCGTTAGTTTCAGGCATTATTTGAAAACATACAGACTATACACCCTAAAAAATACAGTTGATACCCTAAATCACTACAG
This genomic interval from Brassica napus cultivar Da-Ae chromosome A6, Da-Ae, whole genome shotgun sequence contains the following:
- the LOC125575739 gene encoding uncharacterized protein At2g29880-like, producing the protein METGEPSLPKKARAGYLQWTSQESQLLMRLLVDGIRRGWRDSNGSMTKTTVEAKILPVLNKQLRCNKSYKHYTNRMKSLRKEYNGYAELLRCSSGFGWDPITKRFTAPDEVWKEYFKGHPNSENMRDNTFEDFEDLQIIFESATARGNNSFGLGDDANAEAFEVENDFQEKEDEIHTENV